A window of Clostridium sp. 'White wine YQ' contains these coding sequences:
- a CDS encoding SDR family oxidoreductase — protein MKIPFNIDLKDKVVVVTGAGGVLCSMFASAIAECGAKVALLDINIENAQNYANEITKSGNIAKAYKADVLNKESLEAARAQVTADFGTCDILINGAGGNNPRATTTNEYYFEGDINKSDITTFFNLDPKGVEFVFNLNFLGTLIPTQVFAQDMLGKEDTSIINISSMNAFTPLTKIPAYSGAKAAISNFTQWLAVHFAKSGIRVNAIAPGFFVTKQNRDLLFNEDGEPTERTAKILNSTPMGRFGESEELVGTLLFLLSKPAASFVTGVVIPVDGGFSAYSGV, from the coding sequence ATGAAAATACCATTTAATATAGATTTAAAAGACAAGGTAGTAGTTGTTACTGGAGCTGGCGGAGTACTTTGTAGTATGTTTGCTAGTGCAATTGCTGAGTGTGGAGCTAAGGTAGCTCTTTTAGATATAAATATTGAGAATGCACAAAATTACGCAAATGAAATCACAAAGTCAGGTAATATAGCAAAAGCTTATAAAGCTGATGTACTTAATAAAGAAAGTTTAGAAGCAGCACGAGCACAAGTTACTGCTGACTTTGGAACTTGTGATATTTTAATCAATGGTGCAGGTGGAAATAATCCTAGAGCAACAACAACTAATGAATATTATTTTGAAGGAGATATAAATAAGAGTGATATTACTACATTCTTCAACTTGGATCCTAAGGGTGTTGAATTTGTATTTAACTTAAACTTCCTTGGAACATTAATACCTACACAAGTTTTTGCTCAGGATATGTTAGGTAAGGAAGATACAAGCATTATAAATATTTCATCAATGAATGCATTTACTCCACTTACAAAAATTCCTGCTTACTCAGGAGCTAAGGCGGCAATAAGTAATTTTACACAATGGCTTGCAGTTCATTTCGCTAAGTCAGGTATCCGTGTAAATGCTATTGCACCAGGATTCTTTGTAACTAAACAAAATCGAGATTTATTATTTAATGAAGATGGTGAACCTACTGAAAGAACAGCTAAAATTTTAAATAGTACTCCAATGGGACGATTTGGTGAAAGTGAAGAACTTGTAGGAACATTATTATTCTTACTTTCAAAACCAGCAGCCAGCTTTGTTACAGGCGTTGTAATTCCTGTAGATGGTGGGTTTAGTGCATATTCAGGAGTATAA